From a single Silene latifolia isolate original U9 population chromosome 6, ASM4854445v1, whole genome shotgun sequence genomic region:
- the LOC141588002 gene encoding uncharacterized protein LOC141588002 — translation MLSLDKGKEKVADPLTVRRIPYPGRLKDVKVERQFGKFVDVVKNLQVTIPFTKLITQVPSYAKFIKDILRRKRELNEFETVAFMEQSRNFILNKALPKLKDPGSFSITCIIRNEVIEKALCDLGANASVMPYFVFKKLNMGRLKMTNITL, via the coding sequence ATGCTAagtttagacaaaggtaaagagaaagtcgcagacCCGCTTACTGTAAGAAGAAttccttatccgggacgtctgAAAGATGTTAAGGTTGAGCGACAGTTCGGTAAGTTCGTGGATGTGGTCAAGAACCTTCAGGTGACCATTCCTTTTACCaaactaattacccaggtaccttcttatgcgAAATTTATTAAAGATATTTTGaggcgtaagagagagcttaatGAGTTTGAGACTGTTGCTTTCATGGAACAGTCTAGAAATTTCATTCTTAATAAAGCTCTGCCCAaattgaaagacccgggtagtttttctattaCGTGTATAATACGAAACGAAGTGATAgaaaaggctctttgtgatttaggagccaatGCCAGTGTCATGCCTTACTTTGTTTtcaagaaacttaatatggggCGTCTTAAAATGACCAATATCACCCTctag